A single genomic interval of Exiguobacterium sp. BMC-KP harbors:
- a CDS encoding DUF3298 and DUF4163 domain-containing protein translates to MSNKLDDLKQAYQQPPVPKELDEMIAQVERRMRPSRTKRSVLITAAAITLFVGGLNSNASFADAMAKVPVLGQLTEIVTIDWKETKTQQSADIKAPQVTLPDKALEQQLNEKYIADGQALYEKFKQETNRQEGAFAIDSRYDVKTDTDDLLSIGRTVTETRASAAESVQYDTIDKKQQLVLTLPSLFKDDGYITTISDYLKEEMRRQMKADEGKVYFVEGTPDVPEDEQFKHISAKQNFYITADHELVLSFDEYSIAPGYMGIVEFKIPTSILKGDLVSSIYIR, encoded by the coding sequence ATGTCGAACAAACTTGATGATCTGAAACAGGCGTACCAACAACCACCGGTTCCTAAAGAACTCGATGAGATGATTGCACAAGTCGAGCGCCGAATGCGTCCTTCGCGGACGAAACGATCCGTATTGATTACAGCCGCCGCGATCACGTTATTCGTTGGTGGATTAAATAGTAATGCGTCGTTTGCGGACGCGATGGCAAAGGTACCAGTCCTCGGTCAACTAACTGAGATCGTAACGATTGACTGGAAAGAGACGAAGACACAACAGTCGGCTGATATTAAAGCACCACAAGTGACGTTACCGGATAAGGCGCTCGAGCAACAGCTGAATGAAAAGTATATCGCGGATGGTCAGGCGCTCTATGAAAAGTTCAAACAAGAGACGAACCGACAGGAGGGAGCATTTGCGATCGATAGCCGCTATGATGTCAAGACGGATACGGATGACCTGTTGTCGATTGGGCGAACCGTCACGGAGACACGGGCAAGTGCAGCGGAAAGCGTCCAGTACGATACGATTGATAAGAAGCAACAGCTTGTCCTGACGTTACCGTCTTTGTTCAAGGATGACGGATATATCACGACGATCAGTGATTATCTAAAAGAAGAGATGCGTCGGCAAATGAAAGCAGATGAAGGGAAAGTCTACTTCGTCGAAGGAACACCGGATGTACCGGAGGACGAACAGTTCAAGCACATTTCAGCGAAGCAAAACTTCTATATTACGGCAGACCACGAATTAGTTCTGTCATTTGATGAGTACAGCATCGCTCCAGGATATATGGGCATCGTCGAATTTAAGATCCCGACATCGATCTTAAAAGGTGACCTCGTCAGTTCGATCTATATTCGTTGA
- a CDS encoding cation diffusion facilitator family transporter, which produces MEQQKYDNLKRGERGAMISIAAYILLSSLKLIIGYTADSAALRADGLNNATDIIASIAVLIGLRISQRPADDDHKYGHWKSETIASLVASFIMMAVGLQVLIDTISTLFEGKQESPDVLAAYVGIGSALVMYFVYRYNKKLSEEIESKAVMAAAKDNLSDAWVSVGTTIGIVGSQFGMPWLDVVTAIIVGFLICKTAWDIFTEASHELTDGFDEKKLKMYEDVIFDLEGVKGIKSIKGRNYGNNEVVDVVILVNSTLNIHQAHDIATRVEDTLTEEYGVYDIHVHVEPE; this is translated from the coding sequence ATGGAACAACAAAAATACGATAATCTTAAACGCGGCGAACGCGGTGCAATGATCAGTATCGCAGCCTATATCTTGTTATCATCTTTAAAATTAATCATTGGTTATACAGCAGACTCCGCGGCTCTCCGGGCAGATGGTTTGAACAACGCGACGGATATCATTGCTTCGATCGCTGTCTTAATCGGCTTACGGATCTCACAACGTCCAGCAGATGACGATCACAAGTACGGACACTGGAAAAGTGAGACGATTGCCTCGCTCGTAGCTTCCTTCATTATGATGGCAGTCGGTCTCCAAGTCTTGATTGATACAATTTCGACGTTATTCGAAGGCAAGCAGGAATCGCCTGATGTTCTTGCAGCGTATGTCGGAATCGGTTCAGCTCTCGTGATGTACTTCGTCTACCGCTACAATAAGAAGTTATCCGAGGAGATTGAAAGCAAAGCCGTCATGGCAGCAGCGAAGGATAATCTATCCGATGCTTGGGTCAGTGTCGGGACTACGATCGGGATCGTCGGATCACAGTTCGGCATGCCATGGCTTGATGTCGTGACAGCGATCATCGTCGGCTTCTTGATCTGTAAGACGGCGTGGGACATTTTTACGGAAGCATCTCATGAACTGACGGATGGCTTTGATGAAAAGAAACTGAAGATGTACGAAGATGTTATCTTCGATCTTGAAGGTGTCAAAGGCATCAAGTCCATCAAAGGACGCAACTACGGCAACAATGAAGTCGTCGATGTCGTCATCCTCGTCAACTCCACCTTGAACATCCATCAAGCGCACGATATTGCGACACGTGTTGAGGATACGCTGACGGAAGAATACGGAGTTTATGATATCCATGTTCACGTCGAACCCGAATGA
- a CDS encoding RNA polymerase sigma factor, producing the protein MRKREKAFVRFLKQYKPNLYWLTYSYMKNEQDSLDVIQDSIQKALQSLDRLEDEERMKAWFYQILTRTAIDAIRKHQHSISYDTDRLIELVATKEDTYPDSDLRQALEELPVMYREVVILHYFEDLILKEVATILELNLSTTKSRLYKGLTLLKMKLNGDDLDVEQT; encoded by the coding sequence ATGAGAAAACGGGAAAAAGCATTCGTCCGTTTTTTAAAGCAATACAAACCGAATCTCTACTGGTTGACCTACAGTTATATGAAAAATGAACAGGATAGTCTGGATGTCATTCAGGACAGTATCCAAAAAGCGTTACAGTCACTCGACCGACTCGAAGATGAGGAACGGATGAAAGCCTGGTTCTATCAGATTTTGACACGCACAGCGATTGATGCGATCCGGAAGCATCAGCATAGTATCAGTTACGACACGGATCGACTGATCGAACTCGTCGCGACGAAAGAAGATACGTACCCCGATTCTGATTTACGACAGGCGCTCGAGGAGCTACCGGTCATGTACCGGGAAGTCGTCATCTTACACTATTTCGAGGACTTGATTTTAAAAGAAGTTGCAACGATTTTGGAGCTGAATTTAAGTACGACCAAGTCCCGGCTGTATAAAGGATTGACCTTACTAAAAATGAAATTGAATGGAGATGATCTAGATGTCGAACAAACTTGA
- a CDS encoding ASCH domain-containing protein, with amino-acid sequence MRHEMGLYEVPFRSIKQGLKTVEIRLNDPKRQQVQVGDQIQFTHTETSEALLVQVTKRETFQDFQALYEHVSQEAIDCVGWSIDELVTSTYTIYSPEAEQQYGALALHIELLP; translated from the coding sequence ATGAGACATGAGATGGGGTTATACGAAGTACCGTTTCGTTCGATTAAACAGGGGCTGAAAACAGTCGAAATTCGACTCAATGATCCGAAACGTCAACAAGTACAAGTCGGTGATCAGATCCAGTTCACCCATACGGAAACGAGCGAGGCGCTACTCGTCCAGGTGACAAAACGAGAGACATTTCAAGATTTTCAAGCACTGTATGAACACGTATCACAGGAAGCTATCGACTGCGTCGGTTGGTCGATCGACGAACTCGTAACATCTACTTATACAATCTATTCGCCCGAAGCCGAGCAACAGTACGGAGCACTGGCTCTTCACATCGAGTTGTTGCCATAA
- a CDS encoding thioredoxin family protein — MAEFIKSEETFKELISSDAPVIIKFEADWCPDCKRMDYFMPDVESQFDHLPIHTIDKDEFPEIASNHDVMGIPSLLVFKNNEKLAHLHSANAKTPEEVTAFLKQNFN, encoded by the coding sequence ATGGCAGAATTCATTAAGAGTGAAGAAACATTCAAGGAATTGATTTCAAGTGATGCACCGGTCATCATCAAGTTCGAAGCAGATTGGTGCCCCGACTGCAAACGGATGGATTACTTCATGCCGGACGTCGAGTCACAATTCGACCACTTACCAATCCATACGATCGACAAGGATGAGTTCCCTGAAATCGCATCGAACCACGATGTCATGGGAATCCCAAGCTTGCTCGTCTTCAAAAACAATGAAAAATTGGCGCACTTGCACAGTGCAAATGCCAAAACACCTGAAGAAGTTACAGCATTCCTTAAACAAAACTTCAACTAA
- a CDS encoding MarR family winged helix-turn-helix transcriptional regulator, with the protein MEQTETVRSTAMMQSFWNVQRHLVRAAHQTAQENGLSLPQFHSLMTIAPRGPISQKALATHTHLPKSTLSQSIEGLVQSGWVIRETNPENRREVVLSLSDQGQQFVTEIQEQEKGMQRQLEQVLETIDQKVFDQMLATHAQIAEGIGRILQPEMKGGCSDD; encoded by the coding sequence ATGGAGCAAACGGAAACAGTTCGTTCAACGGCGATGATGCAGTCGTTTTGGAACGTGCAACGGCATCTCGTCCGAGCAGCACACCAGACAGCACAGGAAAACGGACTCAGTTTACCGCAATTTCATAGCTTGATGACGATTGCGCCACGTGGACCAATCTCGCAAAAAGCACTCGCGACACATACGCATTTACCAAAGAGCACACTGAGTCAGTCGATCGAAGGTTTAGTGCAGTCCGGTTGGGTCATTCGAGAGACGAATCCTGAAAATCGACGAGAAGTCGTCCTATCGCTCAGTGATCAGGGACAACAATTCGTGACGGAGATTCAAGAACAAGAGAAGGGGATGCAACGTCAACTCGAACAGGTCCTTGAGACGATTGATCAAAAGGTGTTCGACCAGATGCTTGCGACGCATGCTCAGATTGCGGAAGGCATCGGACGTATCTTACAGCCAGAAATGAAAGGAGGATGCTCGGATGATTAA
- a CDS encoding excalibur calcium-binding domain-containing protein: protein MKKWSRLVLAGVVSLALIHVPAASEAATKAKAFKNCTEMQKTYKGGVAKKAGLKNRTGYDKNGKPVYKATKYKAYVSLATYNLNTKSDRDKDGIACER from the coding sequence ATGAAAAAATGGAGTCGGCTTGTACTCGCGGGTGTCGTCAGTCTGGCCTTAATCCATGTTCCGGCAGCTAGTGAGGCGGCGACGAAGGCAAAAGCCTTTAAGAACTGTACGGAAATGCAGAAAACGTACAAAGGCGGCGTCGCGAAAAAAGCGGGGCTAAAGAATCGGACCGGGTATGACAAGAACGGAAAACCGGTCTACAAAGCAACAAAATATAAGGCATACGTGAGCCTTGCGACGTATAACTTAAACACCAAGAGTGACCGGGATAAAGACGGTATTGCGTGTGAACGTTAA